Proteins from one Streptomyces sp. NBC_00390 genomic window:
- a CDS encoding M50 family metallopeptidase, which produces MNTTHPGTISDLASGVHLGVTSLTDLWDRVFGSQPAPDQWLVIATGVAALAAVIPQAAWRVSRNAITIAHEGGHGLIALVTGRRLQSIRLHSDTSGLTVSRGKPTGLGMILTAAAGYTAPPLLGLGGAWLLAAHHITLLLWLATALLLAMLVMIRNVYGMFTVIVTGAAFVLVSWLTEPVVQSAFAYAAVWFLLLGGVRPAFELQSKRRHGGAPDSDADQLARLTNVPPAMWLFLFHAVSITSLTGGGRWLLGL; this is translated from the coding sequence ATGAACACCACTCATCCCGGCACGATCTCCGACCTGGCTTCCGGCGTGCACCTCGGCGTGACCTCGCTCACCGACCTGTGGGACCGCGTCTTCGGCAGCCAGCCCGCCCCCGACCAGTGGCTCGTCATCGCCACGGGCGTGGCGGCGCTGGCGGCCGTCATACCCCAGGCCGCCTGGCGTGTCTCGCGCAACGCGATCACCATCGCCCACGAGGGCGGTCACGGCCTGATCGCGCTGGTCACCGGCCGCCGGCTGCAGAGCATCCGGCTGCACTCGGACACCAGCGGCCTGACGGTCAGCCGCGGCAAGCCGACGGGGCTGGGGATGATCCTTACGGCGGCCGCCGGCTACACGGCGCCGCCGCTGCTCGGCCTCGGCGGGGCCTGGCTGCTCGCCGCGCACCACATCACGCTGTTGCTGTGGCTGGCGACCGCGCTGCTGCTGGCGATGCTGGTCATGATCCGGAATGTCTACGGCATGTTCACGGTGATCGTCACGGGCGCCGCCTTCGTGCTCGTGTCCTGGCTGACCGAACCCGTCGTCCAGTCCGCCTTCGCGTACGCGGCGGTCTGGTTCCTGCTGCTCGGCGGTGTACGTCCGGCTTTCGAGCTGCAGTCCAAGCGGCGGCACGGCGGCGCCCCGGACTCGGACGCCGACCAGCTCGCCCGGCTGACCAATGTGCCGCCCGCGATGTGGCTGTTCCTCTTCCACGCCGTGTCGATCACATCGCTGACAGGCGGCGGCCGCTGGCTGCTCGGACTGTGA
- the aroA gene encoding 3-phosphoshikimate 1-carboxyvinyltransferase, with amino-acid sequence MTESSVQPALWPAPLATGAVAATVTVPGSKSVTNRALVLAALAAEPGWLRRPLRSRDTLLMASALRTLGVGIEETVSSSTTGGAGEAWRIFPTGLHGPATVDVGNAGTVMRFLPPVAALADGPVHFDGDPRSHERPLNGVIDALRVLGARIDDDGRGALPMTVHGGGALDGGPVEIDASSSSQFVSALLLSAPRFNQGVEVRHVGGRLPSMPHIRMTVDMLRTVGAQVDEPETGGEPNVWRVSPSALLGRDLTVEPDLSNAQPFLAAALVTGGRVTIPDWPERTTQPGDALRRIFTEMGGSCELRTTPDGTALVFTGSGRIHGIDVDLSEVGELTPGIAAVAALADSPSTLRGVAHLRLHETDRLAALTKEINELGGDVTETEDGLHIRPRPLHGGVFHTYDDHRMATAGSIIGLAVDGVQIENVATTAKTLPDFPRMWTGMLGA; translated from the coding sequence ATGACCGAAAGCTCCGTGCAACCCGCCCTCTGGCCCGCCCCGCTCGCGACCGGGGCCGTCGCAGCGACGGTCACCGTGCCCGGTTCCAAGTCGGTCACCAATCGGGCCCTGGTGCTGGCCGCGCTGGCCGCCGAGCCCGGCTGGCTGCGCCGCCCGCTGCGTTCCCGCGACACCCTGCTGATGGCCTCCGCGCTGCGCACGCTGGGCGTCGGCATCGAGGAGACCGTCTCGTCCAGCACCACCGGCGGCGCCGGTGAGGCCTGGCGGATCTTCCCCACCGGGCTGCACGGCCCGGCGACCGTCGATGTCGGCAACGCCGGCACCGTCATGCGCTTCCTTCCTCCCGTCGCCGCCCTCGCCGACGGTCCGGTCCACTTCGACGGCGATCCCCGTTCCCACGAGCGCCCGCTCAACGGCGTGATCGACGCCCTGCGGGTGCTCGGCGCCCGTATCGACGACGACGGACGCGGGGCACTTCCCATGACCGTGCACGGCGGCGGGGCACTGGACGGCGGTCCGGTCGAGATCGACGCCTCCTCGTCCTCTCAGTTCGTGTCCGCGCTGCTGCTGTCCGCGCCGCGCTTCAACCAGGGCGTGGAGGTCCGGCATGTCGGCGGCAGGCTGCCGTCCATGCCGCACATCCGGATGACCGTCGACATGCTGCGCACGGTCGGTGCCCAGGTCGACGAGCCCGAGACCGGCGGCGAGCCGAACGTCTGGCGGGTCTCCCCGAGCGCGCTGCTCGGGCGGGACCTCACCGTCGAGCCCGATCTGTCCAACGCGCAGCCGTTCCTGGCGGCGGCTCTGGTCACCGGCGGGCGGGTCACCATCCCGGACTGGCCCGAGCGCACCACCCAACCCGGTGACGCGCTGCGCCGGATCTTCACCGAAATGGGTGGCTCCTGCGAGTTGAGGACCACCCCGGACGGCACGGCTCTGGTCTTCACCGGCAGCGGCCGTATCCACGGCATCGATGTCGATCTCTCGGAGGTCGGGGAGCTGACGCCCGGTATCGCTGCGGTCGCGGCTCTCGCCGACTCCCCGTCCACGCTGCGCGGTGTGGCGCACCTGCGGCTGCACGAGACGGACCGCCTGGCGGCACTCACCAAGGAGATCAACGAACTCGGCGGCGACGTCACCGAGACCGAGGACGGTCTCCACATCCGCCCGCGCCCGCTGCACGGCGGTGTCTTCCACACCTACGACGATCACCGGATGGCGACGGCAGGCTCGATCATCGGCCTGGCGGTCGACGGCGTGCAGATCGAGAACGTGGCGACCACCGCGAAGACGCTGCCGGACTTCCCGCGGATGTGGACCGGAATGCTCGGGGCCTGA
- the rsgA gene encoding ribosome small subunit-dependent GTPase A — translation MRRYGKHTDEDDIRSRPNRKGNRPRTNIRPKHEDAAEGMVLTVDRGRLTCLVEDRVVMAMKARELGRKAAVVGDRVDIVGDLTGAKDTLARIVRIGERRSVLRRTADDDDPFERVVVANADQLAIVTALADPEPRPRLIDRCLVAAYDGGLEPLLVLTKSDLAAPDELLEMYGALGVPHVVTTREEFVDGLAADRVREHLVGRTTAFVGHSGVGKTTLVNALVPQEKRRSTGHVNAVTGRGRHTTTSALALPLADKQGGWVIDTPGVRSFGLHHVDPSRVIHAFPDLVPGTEGCPRSCSHDEKDCALDEWVAEGHADPARLFSLRRLLATRERREGD, via the coding sequence ATGCGCCGTTACGGCAAGCACACCGACGAGGACGACATCCGGTCCCGCCCCAACCGCAAGGGCAACCGGCCCCGCACCAATATCCGCCCCAAGCACGAGGACGCGGCCGAGGGCATGGTCCTCACCGTCGACCGGGGCCGGCTGACCTGCCTCGTCGAGGATCGTGTCGTGATGGCGATGAAGGCCCGCGAGCTGGGCCGCAAGGCCGCGGTGGTGGGCGACCGGGTCGACATCGTCGGCGATCTCACCGGCGCCAAGGACACCCTCGCCCGCATCGTGCGGATCGGGGAGCGCCGTTCGGTGCTGCGGCGTACCGCCGACGACGACGATCCGTTCGAGCGTGTGGTCGTCGCCAATGCCGACCAGCTGGCGATCGTCACCGCGCTCGCCGATCCCGAGCCGCGCCCGCGTCTGATCGACCGCTGCCTGGTGGCGGCGTACGACGGCGGGCTCGAGCCGCTGCTGGTGCTGACGAAGTCGGATCTGGCGGCGCCGGACGAACTGCTGGAGATGTACGGGGCGCTCGGTGTGCCCCATGTGGTCACCACACGCGAGGAGTTCGTGGACGGACTGGCCGCGGACCGGGTCCGCGAGCACCTGGTGGGACGGACGACCGCATTCGTCGGTCACTCCGGCGTCGGCAAGACGACTCTGGTCAACGCGCTGGTGCCGCAGGAGAAGCGCCGCTCGACCGGCCATGTCAACGCGGTCACCGGCCGGGGCCGCCACACCACGACATCGGCGCTCGCCCTCCCGCTCGCGGACAAGCAGGGCGGCTGGGTCATCGACACTCCGGGCGTGCGCTCCTTCGGGCTGCACCATGTCGACCCGTCCCGGGTCATCCACGCCTTCCCTGATCTGGTGCCCGGCACGGAGGGGTGTCCGCGGTCCTGTTCGCACGACGAGAAGGACTGCGCGCTGGACGAGTGGGTGGCCGAGGGCCACGCGGATCCGGCACGGCTGTTCTCGCTGCGGCGGCTGCTGGCCACCCGGGAGCGACGCGAGGGCGACTGA
- a CDS encoding DMT family transporter, with product MAWLLVVVAGFLETGFAVCLKLSHGFTRLWPTIAFCAFALGSFGLLTLALKRLDVGPAYAVWTGIGAAGTAIYGMVFLDDVVSTLKIVSITLVIVGVVGLQLSGSSR from the coding sequence ATGGCGTGGCTGCTGGTCGTGGTCGCCGGATTCCTGGAAACGGGCTTCGCCGTCTGTCTGAAGCTGTCGCACGGCTTCACCAGGCTCTGGCCGACGATCGCGTTCTGCGCGTTCGCACTGGGCAGCTTCGGACTGCTCACGCTCGCACTCAAGCGGCTCGACGTGGGGCCCGCGTACGCGGTGTGGACGGGCATCGGCGCGGCGGGCACCGCGATCTACGGAATGGTCTTCCTCGACGACGTGGTCTCCACTCTCAAGATCGTGTCCATCACCTTGGTGATCGTCGGCGTCGTCGGTCTGCAGCTCTCGGGCTCATCGCGCTGA
- a CDS encoding TetR/AcrR family transcriptional regulator, whose product MPAARELLLNAALAALEELPWSGVRMVDVASVAGLSRQTLYNEFGSKDGLARALVRREADRYLHGVERVLAQPTEPADRLVSVARWTVGEARDRPLLRALITGCWGERMPQPRPARRGAVLAGVPAQRRADAGLPAPHELVAAVRDRSLAALGAGRQDVRPELAQRCELVVRLALSYVVAPVGDGVGRPVRTALAGIDQLVRGALGVPSAR is encoded by the coding sequence ATGCCTGCAGCCCGAGAGTTACTGCTGAACGCTGCGCTCGCGGCACTCGAGGAGCTGCCCTGGTCCGGGGTGCGGATGGTCGATGTCGCCTCCGTCGCCGGCCTCTCGCGTCAGACCCTCTACAACGAGTTCGGCAGCAAGGACGGCCTCGCCCGGGCTCTTGTGCGACGGGAGGCCGACCGTTATCTGCACGGCGTGGAACGGGTGCTGGCACAGCCCACCGAACCCGCCGACCGTCTGGTGTCGGTCGCCCGGTGGACCGTCGGCGAGGCCCGGGACAGGCCGCTGCTGCGTGCCCTGATCACCGGCTGCTGGGGGGAGCGGATGCCGCAGCCCAGACCGGCGAGGCGCGGCGCCGTGCTCGCCGGGGTGCCCGCGCAGCGCCGGGCGGATGCGGGGCTGCCGGCCCCGCACGAACTGGTGGCCGCCGTGCGGGACCGGTCGCTCGCCGCCCTCGGCGCCGGGCGCCAGGACGTGCGGCCGGAGCTGGCCCAGCGCTGCGAGCTGGTGGTGCGTCTCGCGCTGTCGTATGTCGTCGCACCGGTCGGCGACGGTGTCGGCCGGCCCGTACGCACGGCCCTGGCCGGCATCGACCAGCTCGTACGCGGAGCCCTGGGGGTGCCGTCAGCGCGATGA
- the hisN gene encoding histidinol-phosphatase — MPDYHDDLRLAHVLADAADAVTMERFKALDLKVETKPDMTPVSEADKAAEELIRGHLQRARPRDAILGEEYGIEGTGPRRWVIDPIDGTKNYVRGVPVWATLISLMEAGADGAPGYQPVVGVVSAPALGRRWWAAKGAGAYTGRSLSSATRLRVSEVERIQDASFAYSSLSGWEAQGRLDGFLDLTRACWRTRGYGDFWPYMMVAEGSVDICAEPELSLWDMAATAVVVQEAGGTFTGLDGRPGPHSGNAAASNGRLHEELLGYLNQKY; from the coding sequence ATGCCCGATTACCACGATGATCTGCGTCTCGCCCACGTGCTCGCGGACGCCGCCGACGCCGTCACGATGGAGCGGTTCAAGGCTCTTGACCTCAAGGTCGAGACCAAGCCGGACATGACGCCGGTGAGCGAGGCGGACAAGGCGGCCGAGGAGCTGATCCGCGGGCATCTCCAGCGGGCACGGCCGCGCGACGCGATCCTCGGTGAGGAGTACGGCATCGAGGGCACCGGCCCTCGCCGCTGGGTCATCGACCCGATCGACGGCACCAAGAACTACGTGCGCGGTGTGCCGGTCTGGGCGACGCTGATCTCCCTGATGGAGGCGGGCGCCGACGGCGCACCGGGGTATCAGCCGGTGGTCGGCGTGGTGTCGGCCCCGGCACTCGGCCGTCGCTGGTGGGCGGCCAAGGGCGCCGGTGCGTACACGGGCCGCAGCCTCTCCTCCGCGACCCGGCTGCGGGTCTCGGAGGTCGAGCGCATACAGGACGCCTCGTTCGCGTACTCCTCGCTGAGCGGGTGGGAGGCGCAGGGACGGCTGGACGGGTTCCTGGATCTGACCCGCGCCTGCTGGCGCACCCGCGGATACGGCGACTTCTGGCCGTACATGATGGTCGCCGAGGGGTCGGTGGACATCTGCGCGGAGCCTGAGCTCTCCCTGTGGGACATGGCGGCGACGGCCGTCGTCGTCCAGGAGGCGGGCGGTACCTTCACCGGTCTCGACGGCCGGCCGGGACCGCACAGCGGCAACGCCGCGGCGTCGAACGGGCGGCTCCACGAGGAGCTGCTCGGCTACCTCAACCAGAAGTACTGA